A window of Streptomyces sp. DG1A-41 contains these coding sequences:
- a CDS encoding FadR/GntR family transcriptional regulator — MSLSDDLAEQLLTAIIDGQYPPDSALPPEGELSEQGGISRLTVREAVKQLRAQNVVRVVRGRGTYVNPPDRWTALEPVVRAASRTSSGALSERLIEARRLIENGACELAASRRTEEDLEVLRQHLSAMHEAADAGDTEQFVQADIDFHDTVMRATGNLFVPLLFEPFGPLLVEGRRQTSAVPEIRTNAIAHHERVLAALESGSPEAARSAMDGHMNQTADDLRTHVIKRAVD, encoded by the coding sequence ATGTCGCTCTCCGACGATCTCGCCGAGCAGTTGCTGACCGCGATCATCGACGGCCAGTACCCGCCGGACTCCGCCCTTCCGCCCGAGGGTGAGCTCTCGGAGCAGGGCGGGATCAGCCGTCTGACCGTGCGCGAGGCGGTCAAGCAGCTCCGTGCCCAGAACGTCGTCAGGGTGGTGCGCGGCCGGGGTACCTACGTCAACCCGCCGGACCGGTGGACCGCCCTGGAGCCGGTCGTGCGGGCGGCCTCGCGCACCTCCAGCGGGGCTCTGTCGGAGCGGCTGATCGAGGCGCGCCGGCTGATCGAGAACGGTGCGTGCGAGCTCGCCGCCTCCCGCCGCACCGAGGAGGACCTGGAAGTGCTGCGCCAGCATCTGTCCGCCATGCACGAGGCCGCCGACGCGGGCGACACCGAGCAGTTCGTGCAGGCCGACATCGACTTCCACGACACGGTGATGCGGGCGACGGGCAACTTGTTCGTCCCACTGCTCTTCGAGCCGTTCGGCCCGCTGCTCGTCGAGGGGCGCCGGCAGACCTCGGCCGTCCCCGAGATCCGTACGAACGCCATCGCGCACCACGAGCGGGTGCTCGCCGCGCTGGAGTCCGGCAGCCCCGAGGCCGCCCGGTCCGCCATGGACGGCCACATGAACCAGACGGCCGACGACCTGCGCACCCACGTGATCAAACGCGCCGTCGACTGA
- a CDS encoding ABC transporter ATP-binding protein, whose translation MTSAITQDQPPQPPKGTAPDDEPQQAGVREEEYLYRDESRLQAGSLLTSRTMARRLPLLVRRSVQMAWRVDRGATIGLLVCQIGTGVLAALGLLAVTGTITALISSGDITERLWDAAPQLAVIATATGLRALLGITVVWLTGRLRPVLGRAAELTMIEAALGAELAANNKPGYNDAYDIADRGAQVTPDLVEEAQDVLAATATLAAGATVLTVLHPLLLPLLFLACLPQAAAYVRSARVIYLAGLETSGRRRMLGKLRWHMAYQESSEEMRACLAGPFLIGRYRRLADSVNAAERKAANTGAWMGLAGAVAGGIASTAVWAALLWLLASGRISLAAGGGAVFALQTAIGSVRGIINGGARLVRTGWYVQDWQNFLDNAHGQAMTDSRGTAPVTAAPERFEVRDVTYRYDGAPKDSLSNVSLHVRRGEIVALVGENGSGKTTLSRLLCGLLLPTEGDVAWDHASTADLDPWGSWEHVALVPQKFTYLPLTMRDNITFGQGDTSDVALLAACEASGAAEMLPGLRSGLNTLLTSEWFGGQQLSGGQWQRLVLTRAFHRQAALLVMDEPTAALDARAEHRIFAGLRELAKDRAILLITHRLTNVAVADRIVVLDQGRIVQEGTYAQLTQEPGLFRTLWELQRRMSGDTP comes from the coding sequence ATGACCTCGGCCATTACGCAGGACCAGCCGCCGCAACCGCCGAAAGGGACCGCGCCGGACGACGAACCACAGCAGGCCGGTGTTCGAGAGGAGGAATACCTCTACCGCGACGAGTCGAGGCTCCAGGCCGGCTCCCTGCTGACCTCCCGCACAATGGCGCGGCGCCTGCCCTTGCTCGTGCGGCGCTCGGTGCAGATGGCCTGGCGTGTGGACCGCGGCGCGACCATCGGCCTGTTGGTATGCCAGATCGGGACCGGCGTCCTCGCGGCCCTCGGCCTCCTGGCCGTCACGGGCACGATCACCGCACTGATCTCCTCGGGCGACATCACCGAGCGGCTGTGGGACGCCGCCCCACAGCTGGCCGTGATCGCCACCGCCACCGGCCTGCGCGCGCTGCTGGGCATCACCGTCGTCTGGCTGACCGGCCGTCTGCGCCCGGTGCTCGGCCGGGCAGCGGAGCTGACGATGATCGAGGCCGCGCTCGGCGCGGAACTGGCCGCCAACAACAAGCCCGGCTACAACGACGCCTACGACATCGCCGACCGCGGCGCCCAGGTCACCCCCGACCTCGTCGAAGAAGCGCAGGACGTCCTCGCGGCGACCGCCACGCTCGCGGCCGGCGCCACTGTCCTGACCGTCCTGCACCCCCTGCTCCTTCCCCTGCTCTTCCTCGCCTGCCTGCCGCAGGCCGCCGCCTACGTCCGCTCCGCCCGCGTCATCTACCTCGCCGGGCTGGAGACCTCCGGGCGGCGCAGGATGCTGGGCAAGCTGCGCTGGCACATGGCCTATCAGGAGTCCAGTGAGGAGATGCGCGCCTGCCTGGCCGGCCCTTTTCTGATTGGCCGGTACCGGCGGCTGGCCGACTCGGTCAACGCGGCCGAACGAAAAGCCGCGAACACCGGTGCCTGGATGGGACTTGCCGGAGCAGTGGCCGGCGGGATCGCCTCGACCGCGGTGTGGGCGGCGCTGCTGTGGCTCCTGGCCTCCGGGCGGATTAGCCTGGCGGCCGGAGGCGGCGCCGTCTTCGCCCTCCAGACCGCCATCGGCTCGGTGCGCGGCATCATCAACGGCGGGGCACGCCTGGTGCGCACCGGCTGGTACGTGCAGGACTGGCAGAACTTCCTCGACAACGCCCACGGCCAGGCCATGACCGACTCCCGCGGCACCGCGCCCGTGACCGCGGCCCCGGAGCGTTTCGAGGTCCGCGACGTCACCTACCGCTACGACGGCGCCCCGAAGGACAGCCTGAGCAACGTCTCCCTGCACGTGCGGCGCGGGGAGATCGTGGCGCTGGTCGGGGAGAACGGCTCCGGCAAGACAACCCTCTCGCGCCTGCTGTGCGGGCTGCTGCTGCCCACCGAGGGCGACGTGGCCTGGGACCACGCCTCCACCGCGGACCTGGACCCGTGGGGGTCGTGGGAGCACGTCGCGCTGGTGCCGCAGAAGTTCACGTACCTGCCGCTGACGATGCGCGACAACATCACGTTCGGGCAGGGCGACACCAGCGACGTGGCCCTGCTCGCCGCATGCGAGGCGTCCGGCGCCGCGGAGATGCTGCCGGGCCTCCGCTCCGGCCTGAACACCCTGCTGACCAGCGAGTGGTTCGGCGGACAGCAGCTCTCCGGCGGGCAGTGGCAGCGCCTGGTCCTCACCCGCGCGTTCCACCGGCAGGCGGCGCTGCTGGTGATGGATGAACCCACGGCCGCCCTCGACGCCCGCGCGGAGCACCGGATCTTCGCCGGCCTGCGCGAACTGGCCAAGGACCGTGCCATCCTGCTGATCACGCACCGGCTCACCAACGTGGCCGTCGCCGACCGGATCGTGGTCCTGGACCAAGGGCGGATCGTCCAGGAGGGCACCTACGCCCAGCTCACCCAGGAGCCAGGTCTCTTCCGGACCCTGTGGGAGCTGCAGCGCCGGATGAGCGGCGACACCCCCTGA
- a CDS encoding NUDIX domain-containing protein: MPLSHDHIRTTVETYLARHPHEREQLGGLLDALERHTDIASRSTFTGHVTCGAIVVDPLGRVLHVLHLASGKVLTPGGHTEPEDESLAAAALRELHEETGIPPQAVTPWPGYETVPLDIDTHDIDAHPGKGEPGHQHFDLRFLFRLHTATEAPVVLQEEEVGGIEWRPVDRVTSPSLRDKLLKLPPKTEPEMANASALIYNDRGEYLLHLRDYFPGRIWEPGMWSLLGGGREPKDATLEHTVRRELAEETGLHIADLTPFGTEYASDDAGAGVPIAIYAGRWNGDPRELRLTEGVMLAWFAPDDLHRLRIADTTSDLVRRHAASLPASTAPQNRLSSHEERRPASPHGTVLNVIGVHLYLERPDGTVLLGLRHPDSAFAPSTWHVLAGHREQESAITCLIREALEEAGLRIERQDVELVHVVHHIDRAGDRPRVGLFFRARTWTGEPELREPDKCTQWKFWDPAALPDNLVSYTRQAIAKIQNGDLYSETGWRT; this comes from the coding sequence ATGCCCCTGTCGCACGACCACATCCGCACCACCGTCGAGACCTACCTCGCTCGCCACCCTCACGAGCGCGAGCAGCTCGGCGGCCTCCTGGACGCCCTCGAACGTCACACCGACATCGCCAGCCGCTCCACCTTCACCGGACACGTCACCTGCGGCGCGATCGTCGTCGACCCGCTCGGCCGCGTCCTGCACGTGCTGCACCTGGCGAGCGGGAAGGTTCTCACTCCCGGTGGACACACCGAGCCCGAGGACGAGTCCCTGGCAGCAGCGGCGCTGCGGGAGCTGCACGAGGAGACCGGGATCCCGCCCCAGGCCGTGACACCGTGGCCCGGCTACGAGACTGTGCCGCTCGACATCGACACCCACGACATCGACGCCCACCCGGGCAAAGGCGAACCCGGCCACCAGCACTTCGACCTCCGGTTCCTCTTCCGCCTGCACACCGCGACCGAGGCGCCGGTGGTGCTGCAGGAAGAAGAGGTCGGCGGCATCGAGTGGCGGCCCGTGGACAGAGTGACCTCCCCCTCCCTGCGCGACAAGCTGCTCAAGCTCCCGCCCAAGACCGAACCGGAGATGGCCAACGCCTCCGCCCTGATCTACAACGACCGCGGCGAGTACCTGCTCCACCTGCGTGACTACTTCCCCGGCCGGATCTGGGAGCCGGGCATGTGGTCCCTGCTTGGCGGCGGCCGAGAGCCCAAGGACGCCACCCTGGAACACACCGTCCGGCGAGAACTGGCCGAGGAAACCGGTCTCCACATCGCCGACCTCACCCCGTTCGGCACCGAGTACGCCTCCGACGACGCCGGCGCGGGCGTGCCCATCGCCATCTACGCCGGCCGCTGGAACGGCGATCCCCGCGAACTCCGCCTGACGGAAGGGGTGATGCTGGCCTGGTTCGCCCCCGACGACCTCCACCGCCTGCGCATCGCAGACACCACCAGCGATCTCGTACGGCGCCACGCCGCCAGCCTCCCGGCCAGCACTGCGCCGCAGAACCGGCTCTCGTCGCACGAGGAGCGTCGCCCAGCTTCGCCGCACGGCACGGTCCTCAACGTCATCGGCGTCCACCTCTACCTGGAGCGGCCCGACGGGACGGTGTTGCTCGGGCTGCGTCACCCCGACTCCGCGTTCGCGCCGTCCACCTGGCACGTCCTGGCCGGCCACCGCGAGCAGGAGAGCGCCATCACCTGCCTGATCAGGGAGGCACTGGAGGAAGCCGGCCTGCGCATCGAGCGGCAGGACGTCGAACTCGTCCACGTCGTCCACCACATCGACCGCGCCGGGGACCGGCCCCGCGTGGGCCTGTTCTTCCGCGCTCGCACCTGGACCGGCGAGCCGGAACTACGCGAGCCGGACAAGTGCACCCAGTGGAAGTTCTGGGACCCCGCCGCGCTACCCGACAACCTCGTTTCCTACACCCGCCAAGCCATCGCAAAGATCCAGAACGGGGACCTGTACAGCGAGACGGGCTGGCGCACATGA
- a CDS encoding four-carbon acid sugar kinase family protein, which produces MSLPLHAHTRPVPEAAVLAGLPPVREVSAADVAARVSGGPRLVVLDDDPTGTQTVADVPVLTTWTVDDLRWALRQDSAAFFVLTNTRSLSPKDAAIRNREVVRALHTASAAEDTGYVLASRGDSTLRGHFPLETDVLAQELTDLGVGAPDGVVLVPAYIEAGRLTVGSSHWMRTAGGLLPVGESEFARDATFGYRNSSLPEWVEEKTDGRVPADEVLRITLDDLRGGGPAHTARLLSSLRDGRTAVVDAVCDDDLRVLALALAQAEESGVRLLYRVGPSFVRARAGQAGRAPLTPAALRPLRGDAPHGLIAVGSHVSLTTRQLDRLRERGGIAEYELDVALLLDEERRDAHVAEVAAAAAGALDSADAVIRTSRALVTGADADDSLAISRRISAALVEAVRLVDATRRPAFVVAKGGITSSDTATHGLQIRRAWARGTLLPGIVSLWEPVDGPAAGIPYIVFAGNVGGADALADAVDLLRSA; this is translated from the coding sequence ATGTCCCTACCCCTCCATGCCCACACGCGGCCCGTCCCCGAGGCGGCGGTGCTGGCAGGGCTCCCCCCGGTCCGCGAGGTGAGCGCCGCCGATGTGGCCGCCCGCGTATCCGGCGGGCCCCGGCTCGTCGTCCTCGACGACGACCCGACCGGCACCCAGACCGTCGCCGACGTCCCTGTCCTGACCACCTGGACGGTGGACGACCTGCGCTGGGCGCTGCGCCAGGACAGCGCCGCCTTCTTCGTCCTCACCAACACCCGCAGCCTGTCGCCGAAGGACGCCGCCATCCGCAACCGCGAGGTGGTCCGCGCCCTGCACACGGCGTCGGCGGCCGAGGACACCGGTTACGTCCTGGCCAGCCGCGGCGACTCGACCCTGCGCGGTCACTTCCCGCTGGAGACCGACGTCCTGGCCCAGGAGCTCACCGACCTGGGCGTCGGCGCCCCGGACGGCGTCGTACTGGTCCCCGCCTACATCGAGGCGGGCCGGCTCACCGTCGGCTCGAGCCACTGGATGCGGACGGCCGGCGGCCTGCTGCCGGTCGGCGAGAGCGAGTTCGCCCGCGACGCCACCTTCGGCTACCGGAACTCCTCCCTGCCCGAGTGGGTCGAGGAGAAGACGGACGGACGGGTGCCCGCGGACGAGGTCCTGCGCATCACCCTCGACGACCTGCGCGGCGGCGGCCCGGCACACACGGCGCGGCTGCTGTCCTCGCTGCGCGACGGACGTACGGCCGTGGTCGACGCGGTGTGCGACGACGATCTTCGGGTGCTGGCCCTGGCCCTCGCCCAGGCGGAGGAGAGCGGCGTCCGGCTGCTGTACCGGGTCGGGCCGTCCTTCGTCAGGGCCCGCGCCGGACAGGCCGGGCGGGCACCACTCACTCCCGCGGCACTGCGCCCGCTGCGCGGGGACGCGCCCCATGGGCTGATCGCCGTGGGGTCCCATGTGTCGCTCACGACACGGCAGTTGGACCGGCTGCGGGAGCGGGGCGGGATCGCCGAGTACGAGCTGGACGTGGCCCTCCTGCTCGACGAGGAGCGGCGCGACGCCCACGTTGCCGAGGTCGCGGCCGCGGCGGCCGGTGCGCTGGACTCGGCCGACGCCGTGATCCGCACCTCTCGCGCTCTGGTGACCGGTGCCGACGCGGACGACAGCCTGGCGATCTCCCGCCGGATCTCTGCCGCGCTCGTGGAGGCCGTGCGCCTGGTCGACGCCACCCGGCGGCCCGCCTTCGTCGTGGCCAAGGGCGGCATCACCTCCAGCGACACCGCCACCCACGGCCTTCAGATCCGCCGTGCCTGGGCCCGGGGCACGCTGCTGCCGGGCATCGTCTCGCTCTGGGAGCCCGTGGACGGCCCCGCCGCCGGCATCCCCTACATCGTCTTCGCCGGGAACGTCGGCGGTGCCGACGCGCTCGCCGATGCTGTCGACCTGCTCAGGAGCGCCTGA
- a CDS encoding NUDIX hydrolase — MTSPVSPSDHVSPRADLPAAQYAASRHAAWLGAAAIITDEVGRVLLVHPTYRKDDSWLLPGGVVEAGEHPHITCRREITEELGLDLPLSAVLAVHSFSPHHPDLQPATACPGEIRFVFDGGTLRPDQGVAIRLPREELSEYAFLETRDAMQRLRPVDGQIMLAAYRARFGNTATAHLADGRHIHDVPALDRHDVHVRYRPLWDSPLHRGPVPERLPVQQAWAWCFVPDGRVVLVANPGPRGALPMLPGGTVETTDATPEDTLRREAAEEAQLTLAEPVRLGWVLDETGEVYGGVGSNARLRLAARVTGIGPAAVDPASGHPFARLLATPAQAAALLGWGPPGARQAQLAAETARERWGLPTARPAAIEEIPAEGMRLT, encoded by the coding sequence GTGACCTCTCCCGTCTCCCCTTCGGATCACGTCTCACCGCGTGCCGATCTGCCCGCAGCGCAGTACGCCGCATCCCGGCATGCGGCGTGGCTCGGCGCCGCCGCGATCATCACCGACGAGGTCGGGCGGGTCCTGCTGGTGCACCCCACCTACCGCAAGGACGACTCGTGGCTGCTGCCCGGAGGCGTCGTCGAAGCCGGCGAACACCCGCACATCACGTGCAGGCGCGAGATCACCGAGGAACTGGGCCTGGATCTACCCCTGTCGGCCGTGCTCGCCGTCCACTCCTTCTCCCCGCACCACCCCGACCTCCAGCCCGCCACGGCATGCCCCGGCGAGATCCGGTTCGTCTTCGACGGGGGAACCCTCCGCCCCGACCAGGGGGTGGCGATCCGCCTGCCGCGCGAGGAGCTGTCCGAGTACGCCTTCCTGGAGACCCGGGACGCAATGCAGCGGCTGCGGCCCGTGGACGGGCAGATCATGCTCGCCGCCTACCGTGCCCGGTTCGGGAACACCGCCACCGCTCACCTCGCCGACGGCCGGCACATCCACGACGTCCCGGCGCTGGACCGCCATGACGTCCACGTCCGCTACCGGCCCTTGTGGGACAGCCCTCTCCACCGAGGCCCCGTCCCCGAGCGGCTGCCCGTGCAGCAAGCCTGGGCGTGGTGCTTCGTCCCCGACGGCCGGGTCGTCCTGGTGGCCAACCCCGGCCCGCGGGGTGCGCTGCCGATGCTGCCCGGCGGCACCGTGGAGACGACCGACGCGACTCCCGAGGACACCCTGCGCCGCGAAGCCGCCGAGGAAGCCCAGCTCACCCTGGCCGAACCGGTGCGACTGGGCTGGGTGCTGGACGAGACCGGCGAGGTCTACGGCGGAGTGGGGTCCAACGCCCGGCTCCGCCTGGCCGCCCGGGTCACCGGCATCGGGCCGGCGGCCGTCGACCCCGCCTCCGGCCACCCCTTCGCCCGCCTGCTCGCCACCCCCGCCCAGGCAGCCGCCCTGCTGGGCTGGGGCCCGCCCGGCGCGCGGCAAGCCCAGCTCGCGGCGGAGACGGCACGAGAGCGGTGGGGCCTGCCCACCGCTCGCCCCGCCGCCATCGAGGAGATCCCGGCGGAGGGGATGCGGCTGACCTGA
- a CDS encoding M15 family metallopeptidase codes for MIRGNSASGKSSVAQGLRDHYGRGIAIVGQDVIRRNVLREHDTARGANIGLLGRIAREALNAGFHVVLEGILYADRYSRLITSLVRDHRGVSCCYYLDVPLESTFVRHASKADAAYLTQVTDSHLASWYRELDLLPGGLETVIPADSTLQDTVARIVGDTDLASASPIPPPQCKPSQGDSMNPLVLMSDPRVVAIPVRECGEPLVDVRDHSFRVDPRKQDPLGAFAHVREGVLARLEHARSLLPAGTDLLFIEGYRPLALQQHYFTEYRDELASAHPGWTAEQLHRAASRYVSPPEIAPHSAGAAVDVTLVDQDGHELDLGTRVNASPEESDGACFTHAPNLSDRARHHRTLLLNAMENAGFTNYATEFWHFSVADRYDALMRQEPHARYGPIELP; via the coding sequence GTGATCCGCGGCAACTCGGCGTCAGGCAAGTCAAGCGTGGCCCAGGGCCTGCGAGATCACTACGGCCGCGGTATCGCGATCGTTGGCCAGGACGTGATCCGCCGGAACGTGCTCAGGGAACACGACACCGCGCGTGGCGCCAACATCGGCCTGCTGGGCAGGATCGCACGCGAAGCACTGAACGCCGGCTTTCACGTGGTGCTTGAGGGGATCCTGTACGCCGACCGCTACAGCCGCTTGATCACGTCTCTGGTGCGGGACCACCGCGGCGTCTCCTGTTGCTACTACCTGGACGTGCCGCTGGAATCGACGTTTGTCCGACACGCGTCGAAGGCGGATGCCGCGTACCTGACGCAAGTCACCGACAGCCACCTCGCCTCCTGGTACCGCGAGCTGGATCTGCTGCCCGGCGGTCTGGAGACCGTGATCCCGGCCGACAGCACGCTGCAGGACACCGTCGCGCGAATCGTGGGCGACACCGACCTGGCCTCTGCCTCCCCCATCCCGCCACCGCAGTGCAAGCCGTCGCAGGGAGACTCGATGAACCCTCTGGTGTTGATGTCCGATCCGCGGGTCGTCGCGATCCCGGTGCGCGAGTGCGGGGAGCCGCTCGTCGACGTGCGTGACCACAGCTTCCGCGTCGATCCCCGCAAGCAAGATCCACTGGGCGCGTTCGCCCACGTCCGTGAGGGCGTCCTCGCCCGGCTGGAGCACGCCCGCTCGCTCCTGCCCGCTGGCACCGACCTGCTGTTCATCGAGGGCTACCGGCCGCTGGCCCTACAGCAGCACTACTTCACCGAGTACCGGGACGAGCTGGCCTCCGCTCACCCCGGCTGGACAGCTGAGCAGCTGCACCGGGCCGCCAGCAGGTACGTGTCGCCGCCGGAGATCGCGCCCCACTCCGCGGGCGCGGCCGTGGACGTAACCCTCGTCGACCAGGACGGCCACGAACTCGACCTCGGCACCCGCGTCAATGCCTCCCCCGAGGAGAGCGACGGCGCCTGCTTCACTCACGCCCCGAACCTCAGTGATCGCGCGCGCCACCACCGCACGCTGCTGCTCAACGCTATGGAGAACGCAGGTTTT